The proteins below come from a single Cannabis sativa cultivar Pink pepper isolate KNU-18-1 chromosome 3, ASM2916894v1, whole genome shotgun sequence genomic window:
- the LOC115711359 gene encoding uncharacterized protein LOC115711359: MLDWAPVLIGWLLFILLSPGLLFQLPGHTRTVEFGSFATNGKAIFVHTVIFFGVFTILILALGIHIVTG, translated from the coding sequence ATGTTGGATTGGGCACCAGTTCTAATAGGGTGGTTGTTGTTCATACTGTTGTCCCCAGGGCTACTCTTTCAGCTCCCCGGCCACACTCGCACCGTTGAGTTCGGTAGCTTTGCCACAAATGGCAAAGCTATTTTTGTTCATACCGTCATCTTCTTCGGCGTCTTCACCATTCTCATCTTGGCTCTTGGTATCCACATTGTCACAggctaa
- the LOC115711459 gene encoding CBS domain-containing protein CBSCBSPB1 isoform X2, translating to MASQGGGSRKSLSMSNSSLHGKKKSSENGGPPDTARKSFQSSKSMGLTGERTVKRLRLSKALTIPESTTISEACRRMAARRVDALLLTDSNALLCGILTDKDIATRVIAREMNLEETPVSKVMTRNPTFVLSDTHAVEALQKMVQGKFRHLPVVENGEVIALLDIAKCLYDAIARMERAAEKGKAIAAAVEGVEKHWGTTISGPNTFIETLRDRMFRPSLSTIIAENSKVATVTPTDTVLTATKKMLDLKLSSAVVTVDNKPRGILTSKDILMRVITQNLPPDSTLVEKVMTPNPECATVDTPIVDALHTMHDGKFLHLPVLDRDGNVVAVVDVIHITHAAVATVGSTAGVNNEAASTMMQKFWDSAMASNDDDEETRSENSLKLASDGTETGRPFPYTLSGLSNTFAFKIQDKKGRMHRFTCDIRSLTDLITSIIQRVGEDIDRHNLPQIMYEDEDHDKVILASDNDLTAAVDHARQAGWKGLKLHLDYSGTQDRQTISGSGDLDYAHAESAWASAYSSVAAGAALVAGLGILAYLRRSGN from the exons ATGGCTAGTCAAGGCGGTGGTTCTCGAAAAAGTCTGTCCATGTCAAACTCATCATTGCATGGGAAGAAAAAATCCTCTGAGAATGGAGGGCCGCCAGATACTGCCCGAAAATCCTTTCAATCTTCTAAGTCCAt GGGATTAACGGGAGAGCGTACCGTGAAAAGATTGAGGTTGTCCAAGGCTCTGACAATACCTGAAAGTACAACCATTTCAGAGGCTTGTCGTCGAATGGCTGCTCGTAGAGTTGATGCTTTGTTGTTAACTGATTCTAATGCATTGCTTTGTGGAATTCTTACAGACAAG GATATAGCAACAAGAGTTATAGCTCGTGAGATGAATCTTGAGGAAACTCCCGTTTCAAAAGTCATGACGAGGAACCCCACTTTTGTTCTTTCTGATACTCATGCTGTGGAAGCTCTACAGAAGATGGTACAAG GGAAATTTAGGCATTTGCCTGTGGTGGAGAATGGAGAAGTCATTGCGCTGCTTGACATAGCAAAGTGCTTGTACGATGCTATTGCTCGCATGGAAAGGGCAGCTGAAAAAGGAAAGGCTATTGCAGCTGCTGTTGAAGGTGTTGAAAAGCATTGGGGCACCACTATTTCTG GTCCAAATACGTTTATTGAAACACTTCGTGACCGCATGTTTAGACCATCTTTGTCTACAATCATTGCAGAGAATTCAAA GGTTGCAACAGTTACACCAACAGATACTGTTTTAACAGCAACAAAGAAGATGCTTGATCTGAAACTAAGCTCTGCAGTTGTAACTGTTGATAATAAACCACGTGGAATTCTCAC TTCCAAGGATATCCTGATGCGGGTCATTACCCAAAATCTTCCTCCAGACTCGACTCTTGTAGAAAAG GTAATGACTCCAAATCCAGAATGTGCTACAGTTGATACACCAATTGTTGATGCACTGCATACCATGCATGATGGGAAATTTTTGCACCTTCCTGTGCTAGATAGAG ATGGGAATGTAGTTGCCGTTGTTGACGTAATTCACATCACTCATGCAGCTGTCGCAACG gTTGGAAGTACTGCTGGAGTGAACAATGAGGCTGCAAGCACTATGATGCAGAAGTTTTGGGATTCTGCCATGGCCTCCAATGATGATGACGAAGAAACTAGAAG TGAAAATTCCTTGAAACTTGCTTCTGACGGAACAGAAACAGGGAGACCTTTTCCCTATACTCTATCAGGACTGTCTAATACTTttgcatttaaaattcaagataagAAGGGCCGAATGCATAGATTTACTTGTG ATATTCGGAGCTTGACAGACCTTATAACCTCTATAATTCAGAGGGTAGGTGAAGACATCGACCGCCACAACCTGCCTCAGATCATG TATGAAGATGAAGACCACGATAAAGTTATACTGGCATCAGATAATGATCTTACAGCAGCTGTGGATCATGCAAGGCAAGCTGGTTGGAAG GGTTTGAAGCTACATTTAGACTATTCAGGAACACAAGATCGTCAGACAATTTCTGGTTCAGGAGATTTGGATTATGCTCATGCCGAGTCAGCTTGGGCGTCTGCATACAGTTCTGTTGCAGCTGGTGCTGCACTAGTTGCTGGGTTGGGGATTTTAGCATATTTGAGGAGATCTGGTAACTGA
- the LOC115708917 gene encoding uncharacterized protein LOC115708917 — protein MADWGPVMIAVVLFVLLSPGLLFQIPAKGRVVEFGNMQTSGASIFVHSIIFFGLLTIFLIAIDVHIYTG, from the coding sequence ATGGCGGATTGGGGTCCAGTGATGATAGCGGTGGTTCTGTTCGTGCTGTTGAGCCCGGGATTGTTGTTTCAGATTCCGGCGAAAGGGAGAGTTGTTGAGTTTGGGAACATGCAGACAAGTGGTGCCTCCATATTCGTCCACTCCATCATCTTCTTTGGTCTTCTCACTATCTTCCTAATCGCCATTGATGTTCACATCTATACTGGATAA
- the LOC115711459 gene encoding CBS domain-containing protein CBSCBSPB1 isoform X1, whose protein sequence is MASQGGGSRKSLSMSNSSLHGKKKSSENGGPPDTARKSFQSSKSMGLTGERTVKRLRLSKALTIPESTTISEACRRMAARRVDALLLTDSNALLCGILTDKDIATRVIAREMNLEETPVSKVMTRNPTFVLSDTHAVEALQKMVQGKFRHLPVVENGEVIALLDIAKCLYDAIARMERAAEKGKAIAAAVEGVEKHWGTTISGPNTFIETLRDRMFRPSLSTIIAENSKVATVTPTDTVLTATKKMLDLKLSSAVVTVDNKPRGILTSKDILMRVITQNLPPDSTLVEKVMTPNPECATVDTPIVDALHTMHDGKFLHLPVLDRDGNVVAVVDVIHITHAAVATVGSTAGVNNEAASTMMQKFWDSAMASNDDDEETRSENSLKLASDGTETGRPFPYTLSGLSNTFAFKIQDKKGRMHRFTCDIRSLTDLITSIIQRVGEDIDRHNLPQIMYEDEDHDKVILASDNDLTAAVDHARQAGWKGLKLHLDYSGTQDRQTISGSGDLDYAHAESAWASAYSSVAAGAALVAGLGILAYLRRSDLTNCIQDVLYKRKV, encoded by the exons ATGGCTAGTCAAGGCGGTGGTTCTCGAAAAAGTCTGTCCATGTCAAACTCATCATTGCATGGGAAGAAAAAATCCTCTGAGAATGGAGGGCCGCCAGATACTGCCCGAAAATCCTTTCAATCTTCTAAGTCCAt GGGATTAACGGGAGAGCGTACCGTGAAAAGATTGAGGTTGTCCAAGGCTCTGACAATACCTGAAAGTACAACCATTTCAGAGGCTTGTCGTCGAATGGCTGCTCGTAGAGTTGATGCTTTGTTGTTAACTGATTCTAATGCATTGCTTTGTGGAATTCTTACAGACAAG GATATAGCAACAAGAGTTATAGCTCGTGAGATGAATCTTGAGGAAACTCCCGTTTCAAAAGTCATGACGAGGAACCCCACTTTTGTTCTTTCTGATACTCATGCTGTGGAAGCTCTACAGAAGATGGTACAAG GGAAATTTAGGCATTTGCCTGTGGTGGAGAATGGAGAAGTCATTGCGCTGCTTGACATAGCAAAGTGCTTGTACGATGCTATTGCTCGCATGGAAAGGGCAGCTGAAAAAGGAAAGGCTATTGCAGCTGCTGTTGAAGGTGTTGAAAAGCATTGGGGCACCACTATTTCTG GTCCAAATACGTTTATTGAAACACTTCGTGACCGCATGTTTAGACCATCTTTGTCTACAATCATTGCAGAGAATTCAAA GGTTGCAACAGTTACACCAACAGATACTGTTTTAACAGCAACAAAGAAGATGCTTGATCTGAAACTAAGCTCTGCAGTTGTAACTGTTGATAATAAACCACGTGGAATTCTCAC TTCCAAGGATATCCTGATGCGGGTCATTACCCAAAATCTTCCTCCAGACTCGACTCTTGTAGAAAAG GTAATGACTCCAAATCCAGAATGTGCTACAGTTGATACACCAATTGTTGATGCACTGCATACCATGCATGATGGGAAATTTTTGCACCTTCCTGTGCTAGATAGAG ATGGGAATGTAGTTGCCGTTGTTGACGTAATTCACATCACTCATGCAGCTGTCGCAACG gTTGGAAGTACTGCTGGAGTGAACAATGAGGCTGCAAGCACTATGATGCAGAAGTTTTGGGATTCTGCCATGGCCTCCAATGATGATGACGAAGAAACTAGAAG TGAAAATTCCTTGAAACTTGCTTCTGACGGAACAGAAACAGGGAGACCTTTTCCCTATACTCTATCAGGACTGTCTAATACTTttgcatttaaaattcaagataagAAGGGCCGAATGCATAGATTTACTTGTG ATATTCGGAGCTTGACAGACCTTATAACCTCTATAATTCAGAGGGTAGGTGAAGACATCGACCGCCACAACCTGCCTCAGATCATG TATGAAGATGAAGACCACGATAAAGTTATACTGGCATCAGATAATGATCTTACAGCAGCTGTGGATCATGCAAGGCAAGCTGGTTGGAAG GGTTTGAAGCTACATTTAGACTATTCAGGAACACAAGATCGTCAGACAATTTCTGGTTCAGGAGATTTGGATTATGCTCATGCCGAGTCAGCTTGGGCGTCTGCATACAGTTCTGTTGCAGCTGGTGCTGCACTAGTTGCTGGGTTGGGGATTTTAGCATATTTGAGGAGATCTG ATTTAACAAACTGTATTCAGGATGTACTGTACAAAAGGAAAGTTTGA